The following are from one region of the Paenibacillus protaetiae genome:
- a CDS encoding C40 family peptidase produces MRKNKFLKQIAKLTLCAAIGFSAFTLGSAAQVHAATPQSLKLISTGENYLGTPYKYGAPAGVTYAFDCSSFTQFLYNAFDVSLPRTALSQSYKGEKVPKTELSTGDLVFFKTNGSSISHVAIYAGNQKILHSSSSQGVTLSSMNTSYWQKYYVTARRVL; encoded by the coding sequence ATGCGGAAAAACAAATTTCTGAAACAAATCGCTAAACTTACACTCTGCGCAGCAATTGGCTTTTCAGCATTTACCCTTGGTTCGGCCGCACAGGTACATGCAGCGACACCACAATCTTTGAAACTGATCAGCACAGGCGAAAACTACTTGGGCACCCCTTATAAATATGGAGCACCGGCAGGCGTTACTTACGCATTCGACTGCTCCTCCTTTACTCAATTTCTTTACAACGCTTTTGACGTCTCTTTGCCTCGCACGGCTTTGTCGCAATCCTATAAAGGCGAAAAAGTTCCAAAGACGGAACTTAGCACCGGCGATCTCGTCTTTTTCAAAACGAACGGAAGCTCAATCAGCCACGTGGCCATCTATGCCGGCAACCAAAAGATTTTGCACAGCTCCAGCAGCCAAGGGGTCACGCTTTCCAGCATGAATACCTCCTATTGGCAAAAATATTACGTGACCGCACGCCGGGTGCTGTAG
- a CDS encoding chromate transporter yields the protein MEDTLQAQAPGRYRDLCWAMAKTGVIGYGGGPSVIPLIRYEAVTHYKWADDEQFAEILAIANALPGPIATKMAAYLGYRVKGSLGACAAVIAHILPSAVAMIALMSIVQWLSQSAIVQGMIAAVVPVIAVMIGVMAYEFGERAVKGLGKVLGIVLFAIAFALLQLLGVHAAIVIVLFLAYGAVHFKLAERIKNRRNRPKGMRKESGEHHTWNG from the coding sequence ATGGAAGACACTTTGCAAGCTCAGGCTCCCGGCCGGTACCGCGACTTGTGCTGGGCTATGGCCAAAACCGGCGTCATCGGCTATGGCGGCGGACCCTCCGTCATTCCGCTTATCCGTTATGAGGCTGTTACACATTATAAATGGGCCGACGACGAACAGTTTGCGGAAATATTGGCGATTGCCAATGCGCTGCCCGGCCCGATCGCCACAAAGATGGCCGCTTATCTCGGCTACCGGGTCAAAGGCTCTCTCGGCGCCTGCGCTGCCGTCATCGCCCATATTCTGCCGTCCGCTGTGGCGATGATCGCCTTAATGTCGATTGTGCAATGGCTGAGCCAATCCGCAATCGTGCAGGGCATGATTGCCGCCGTCGTTCCGGTCATCGCCGTAATGATCGGCGTTATGGCTTACGAATTCGGCGAACGCGCCGTCAAAGGGCTTGGCAAGGTGCTTGGCATTGTGCTGTTTGCGATCGCATTTGCGCTGCTGCAGCTGCTTGGCGTTCATGCCGCAATTGTAATTGTGCTTTTTCTGGCTTATGGAGCCGTTCACTTCAAACTGGCGGAACGGATTAAAAACCGGCGCAACAGGCCAAAAGGCATGCGCAAGGAAAGCGGGGAACATCATACATGGAATGGCTGA